Genomic segment of Flavobacteriales bacterium:
GAGGGTCGGAGTTAATGTCGGCATGCACTTCCAACTCTACGTGATATTTGTCGAAAAGAGGGCACAATAAATAAGCCGTTTCAATAGAGTCCCCCACTTCTTTTATCATCCGTTCTTTGAGGCCCATATTGGCTTTGGTTTTATAGGTGTTTAAGAAAATAAAGCCACCGCGACCTTCGCGTAAAAAAACAATGGCCGTTGCAAATTCTACAATGTCACCTTTTACTTGCGAATCAGTGCCGATGCACACTTTTAAACGATGCAGTTTTTGTTCATTCAAAATGACCTGCTCTACTTCTTCAAACAAAGGTTTTTCCAACAATTGCCCGCTTAGTCTTCGCCATGTTTTCATACTATATTTTTAAGAACTATTTCAAAAGTTGCTTTTTATCATTATCAATAACAACTGTTTTTATAAACAAATTGTGAATTAGGCTTTCTGAGGATAATAAAAATAGAAATTTCTTTGGGGTATGAAAAGCATGTTTTTCCTTTGTCCGGCCTAAGGTTTATGCAATTATCAAAAGAAGAAATTATTGCTGCTTTCGCAGAGCTTGGTTATCGGCTTCGGCCCGAAAACCCTAATATACAGTGGCCAAAGGAACAGGCCTATTTGGCAAACAACTGGTTTACAGATGATAATTTAAACTATTGCCTTGCCAATTGGCAATTGGCTTTGAGTCAAGAAAAGATAGAAACATGGCTTGCCGATGTTATCCCAACACAACATCCAAAAATGGTTGGCATTGTTATGGCCGGCAATATTCCTCTGGTTGGATTGCACGATTTGCTTTGTGTTTTGGCGGCAGGTCATAAGGCAAAAGTAAAACTGAGCAGCAACGATGAGGCCATGATGAAGTTCGTTATCAGAAAACTTGCCGAAATAAATCCAAAGTTTGGAAAATTCATTGTTGTAGCCGAGCAACTAAAAAACATTGATGCAGTAATAGCTACCGGAAGCAACAATACAGCTCGCCATTTTAGCTATTATTTTAGAAATATTCCTGCTTTAATCAGGCACAACCGCACATCGGTAGCGGTTTTGACGGGTAGCGAGACAAGCCAAGATTTGAAGAATTTGGCCAATGATATTTTTCGATATTTTGGGCTTGGATGCCGCAGTGTTACCAAACTTTTTGTTCCGGATAAATACGACATTACCCAGTTTTTGAGAGAAACGGAAGGATATTCGGATCTCATTAATCATAACAAGTACGCCAATAATTATACCTACCACAAGGCCATTTTTTTGATGAATTCCACCCGTCATTTAGACACGGGCTATTTGTTGGTAAAAGAAGATGAACATTTACACTCACCTTTGGCATGCATTTTCTATCAGCGATACATCATGTTGGATGAAGTTAAAAATATGCTAAAAACCCAAGAACAGGATATTCAGGTGGTGGTTTCCAATCATAAAGAAATTGATTCTATACCGTTTGGAACCAGCCAGTTAACCAGTCTAACTGACTATGCCGATGGGGTTGATACATTACAATTTTTAACAAAACTTTAGGAAAATAATCTGAAAATATCCGATTTTGCGGCGGTTGAATGGATAGTAAAATATTATGGAAGCACTGATTTCGACAAACTACTTTTTTGCAGGACAAACCGATTTTTATCGAGGGAAAGTTCGAGATGTTTATACCATTTCTAATGAAATAATGGTAATGATTGCCAGCGACCGAATATCGGCATTCGACCATGTGTTGCCGGCTGCAATACCTTTCAAGGGACAGGTTCTTAATCAAATTGCATCCTTATTTTTGGACGACACAAAACACATTGTTCCAAACTGGAAACTTGCCAACCCCGACCCACACG
This window contains:
- a CDS encoding acyl-CoA reductase, translated to MQWPKEQAYLANNWFTDDNLNYCLANWQLALSQEKIETWLADVIPTQHPKMVGIVMAGNIPLVGLHDLLCVLAAGHKAKVKLSSNDEAMMKFVIRKLAEINPKFGKFIVVAEQLKNIDAVIATGSNNTARHFSYYFRNIPALIRHNRTSVAVLTGSETSQDLKNLANDIFRYFGLGCRSVTKLFVPDKYDITQFLRETEGYSDLINHNKYANNYTYHKAIFLMNSTRHLDTGYLLVKEDEHLHSPLACIFYQRYIMLDEVKNMLKTQEQDIQVVVSNHKEIDSIPFGTSQLTSLTDYADGVDTLQFLTKL